In Intestinibacillus sp. Marseille-P6563, a single genomic region encodes these proteins:
- a CDS encoding sensor histidine kinase: protein MDWSDAVESSVLTFEPLIFEHGLEIESEIEPECFVKSNPDDLRRLSDILLDNAVKYALPGGKIQVRLERELNRYAVLTVSNPSAEITEYQAQKLFDRFYRLDPARAEQSGYGLGLSIARSMVKMQKGKIWMNYQDGRATFYVKLPVQK from the coding sequence ATGGATTGGAGCGATGCAGTCGAAAGTAGTGTATTGACTTTTGAACCGCTGATTTTTGAACATGGCCTGGAGATTGAAAGCGAAATAGAACCAGAATGCTTTGTGAAGAGCAATCCGGACGATTTGCGTAGATTGTCGGATATTTTGTTGGACAATGCGGTAAAATATGCTTTGCCAGGAGGAAAGATACAGGTTCGTCTGGAACGGGAACTCAATCGTTATGCTGTATTGACAGTTTCCAACCCTTCAGCTGAAATCACAGAGTATCAAGCGCAAAAGCTGTTTGACCGGTTTTACCGATTGGACCCTGCGCGTGCGGAACAAAGCGGATATGGCTTGGGCCTGTCTATTGCGAGAAGTATGGTCAAGATGCAAAAAGGCAAAATATGGATGAATTATCAGGATGGGCGTGCTACATTTTATGTAAAATTGCCAGTTCAAAAATAA
- a CDS encoding histidine kinase dimerization/phospho-acceptor domain-containing protein, which translates to MADASHEMKTPLTVILSNADMLERQIMSENDTQAARWIENIHVEGTRMRRLVESMLFLARSDAPSRPHQGSAWIGAMQSKVVY; encoded by the coding sequence ATCGCCGATGCTTCACACGAGATGAAGACCCCTCTAACAGTCATTTTATCCAATGCCGATATGCTGGAACGTCAAATTATGTCCGAGAATGACACGCAGGCTGCCCGCTGGATTGAAAATATCCATGTGGAAGGCACACGTATGCGCCGCTTAGTGGAAAGTATGCTTTTTTTGGCACGCTCTGACGCCCCATCTCGACCCCATCAAGGCAGCGCATGGATTGGAGCGATGCAGTCGAAAGTAGTGTATTGA
- a CDS encoding response regulator transcription factor, producing the protein MRILVVEDEKRLASTLEDMLEQENYLVDLACDGESGLDNAMIGIYDAAILDVMLPGMDGFEIVRHLRKEGVALPVLLLTARTDTADRVTGLDCGADYYLTKPFACEELLACLRALLRRQGDVVTEELQYGDLTLNLLTSTLSCGKRQVTLSAREFELMRLLLINRENLTSKETMLVKVWGYEAEVEGNVVEVYLSFLRKKLNHIKSTVRIEAMRRMGYHLRQDTPA; encoded by the coding sequence ATGCGGATTTTAGTTGTCGAAGATGAAAAACGATTGGCATCCACTCTAGAGGATATGTTGGAACAAGAAAATTATCTGGTGGATTTGGCGTGCGACGGCGAATCCGGCTTGGATAATGCAATGATCGGCATCTATGATGCAGCGATTTTGGATGTCATGCTGCCGGGGATGGACGGTTTTGAAATCGTGCGGCATTTGCGAAAAGAAGGCGTTGCTTTACCTGTGCTGCTTCTGACGGCACGGACCGATACGGCAGATCGCGTAACTGGCCTGGATTGTGGAGCCGATTATTATTTGACAAAGCCCTTTGCCTGTGAAGAACTGCTGGCCTGCCTGCGGGCACTTTTGCGCCGCCAAGGGGATGTTGTGACAGAAGAACTGCAATATGGCGATTTGACGCTGAATTTGCTGACCAGTACGTTGTCGTGCGGCAAACGACAGGTGACGCTTTCGGCGCGTGAATTTGAACTGATGCGCTTACTGCTTATCAACCGGGAAAACTTAACTTCCAAGGAAACGATGTTGGTGAAGGTTTGGGGATATGAAGCAGAAGTGGAGGGGAATGTGGTGGAAGTTTATCTATCGTTTCTGCGAAAAAAACTCAATCACATCAAATCGACCGTTCGTATTGAGGCCATGCGCCGGATGGGCTATCATTTGCGGCAGGATACTCCGGCATGA
- a CDS encoding HlyD family efflux transporter periplasmic adaptor subunit, whose product MRADDSGMVIALYVEQGDQIEAGTKIADIRDSSTMELRVPFASDDAASFWIGESATVTMDGSFETLTGTVSAIDAAETVLNGYQIVRYVTLKVSNPGGLSTSSAATATIDGKACTTGGTFTYQSESTITSSVSGKIASLNIQEGSSVTDGMTVATLSSTSIENQVENSELSLQDAQLSYQNTVDQLDDYTITAPIAGTVVTKSVKVGDTLDATNGQTILAVIYDLSYLTFDISLDELDVNEVKVGQTVDITCDALEGVEISGVITKVSVAGTTENGVTTYPVTVQIDNPPEDLLPGMNVDATIVVDEATDAITVPVAAVQRGNVVYVKDDSAKNTDGIMVGGQTLPDGWKEVEVETGLSDDTSIVITSGLSEGDIVYVPQITQESSENGEEMMPGGGMPSGGGMPSGGGMPTGGGGMPSGGGGMPSGGMP is encoded by the coding sequence ATCCGTGCCGACGACAGCGGCATGGTCATTGCGCTTTATGTAGAGCAAGGCGACCAAATCGAAGCCGGCACCAAAATTGCCGATATTCGCGATAGTTCGACGATGGAACTGCGTGTTCCCTTTGCTTCGGACGATGCCGCCAGCTTTTGGATTGGCGAAAGCGCAACAGTGACCATGGATGGTTCGTTTGAAACACTCACCGGTACCGTCAGTGCAATCGATGCTGCTGAAACCGTGCTTAACGGCTATCAAATCGTCCGCTATGTGACGTTAAAGGTCAGCAATCCCGGCGGCCTTTCTACCTCATCCGCTGCAACAGCCACCATTGATGGAAAAGCATGTACGACGGGCGGCACTTTTACTTACCAAAGTGAATCCACCATTACCTCCTCCGTATCGGGCAAGATCGCCTCGCTCAATATCCAGGAGGGCTCTTCTGTGACCGATGGGATGACCGTTGCTACCCTGTCATCGACATCCATTGAAAACCAGGTAGAAAACAGCGAACTTTCCCTACAAGATGCGCAGTTATCCTATCAAAACACGGTCGATCAACTGGATGACTATACCATTACTGCCCCCATTGCCGGTACGGTGGTGACCAAAAGTGTCAAAGTCGGCGATACGCTGGATGCGACCAACGGCCAAACTATCTTGGCAGTCATTTATGATTTATCCTATTTGACGTTTGATATTTCACTCGACGAACTGGATGTCAATGAAGTGAAAGTAGGACAGACGGTTGATATTACATGTGACGCTTTGGAGGGTGTGGAGATTTCAGGCGTCATCACCAAAGTTTCGGTTGCCGGAACGACCGAAAATGGGGTAACCACCTATCCAGTTACCGTCCAAATTGATAATCCTCCCGAGGATCTCCTTCCGGGTATGAATGTTGATGCGACCATTGTGGTTGACGAAGCAACCGATGCCATCACCGTTCCGGTGGCAGCGGTGCAGCGCGGCAATGTTGTATATGTGAAAGATGACAGCGCGAAGAACACCGATGGCATCATGGTAGGCGGTCAAACCCTTCCCGATGGCTGGAAGGAAGTTGAAGTCGAAACTGGTTTGTCGGATGATACGTCCATTGTCATCACCTCGGGTCTGTCGGAAGGCGATATTGTGTATGTGCCGCAGATTACGCAGGAATCCTCAGAAAATGGGGAGGAAATGATGCCTGGAGGCGGTATGCCCAGCGGTGGAGGCATGCCGAGCGGCGGCGGAATGCCCACTGGGGGCGGAGGGATGCCAAGCGGCGGCGGTGGAATGCCCAGTGGAGGGATGCCGTAA
- a CDS encoding ABC transporter ATP-binding protein produces the protein MKQTVSSPTPLIELRDIYKIYQMGDTEVHAADGVSLCIQEGEFVAIVGQSGSGKSTLMNIIGCLDVPTSGSYLLKGEDVSQLTDDEQADIRNKTLGFIFQQYNLIPKLTVQENVELSLLYAGMPAEERSQRARYQLDRVGLKGKYKNLPSQLSGGQQQRVSIARALAGDPSVILADEPTGALDSRTSREVLDFLQKLHREGNTIVLITHDNGIAAEAERVVRVADGKIIFDGPARDAFPRGD, from the coding sequence ATGAAACAAACGGTTTCCTCCCCAACCCCTTTGATCGAACTGCGCGACATCTATAAAATTTATCAGATGGGCGATACCGAAGTCCATGCCGCAGATGGCGTTTCGCTTTGCATTCAGGAAGGTGAGTTTGTCGCCATCGTCGGGCAATCCGGTTCGGGGAAATCCACACTCATGAATATCATCGGCTGTCTGGATGTCCCGACCAGTGGGTCCTATTTGTTAAAAGGCGAAGATGTTTCCCAGTTGACCGATGATGAGCAAGCCGACATCCGCAACAAAACATTGGGCTTTATCTTCCAACAATACAATCTCATCCCGAAGTTAACTGTACAGGAAAATGTGGAACTCTCTTTACTCTATGCCGGCATGCCAGCCGAAGAGCGTTCTCAAAGAGCGCGGTATCAACTCGATCGCGTCGGTTTGAAAGGCAAATATAAAAACCTTCCCTCTCAGCTTTCGGGCGGCCAGCAGCAGCGTGTATCGATCGCACGCGCGCTGGCCGGAGATCCTTCAGTCATCCTCGCCGATGAGCCAACCGGTGCACTCGATAGCCGCACCAGCCGGGAAGTGCTGGATTTCCTGCAAAAACTTCATCGGGAAGGCAACACAATTGTTTTGATCACACACGATAACGGCATTGCCGCGGAAGCCGAGCGCGTGGTACGGGTTGCAGATGGCAAGATCATTTTTGACGGCCCGGCGCGCGATGCCTTTCCAAGGGGGGACTGA
- a CDS encoding ABC transporter permease, translating to MGFYQAFKLALKSLAGSKMRAFLTMLGIIIGVGSVIILVSLMQGMTGEVTSMFEDMGTNTLTVSITGRGSSRTVDVDDMYDLYEENPDLFQAMSPTVSVMGSVKVNSDSYTSSVTGVSEDYAVINKLGLQEGRFLSYTDMENRAKTAVVGSYLNTMVFGGQAVGQTIKINGNRYTIVGALTEQSDSSEGSTDDCIYIPYTTASKLTFGAISSYTFATLDASLNSEATAVLENALYTVFQDDDFYTISDMQEIVDSMEEMTSMMTMVLVGIAGISLLVGGIGIMNIMLVSVTERTREIGIRKSLGAKKKDIMRQFVIEAGTTSALGGLIGIVLGVAVAMALGSFIGINAQPSASAIGLSFGVSVFIGVFFGFMPANKASKLNPIDALRFD from the coding sequence ATGGGCTTTTATCAGGCATTCAAGTTGGCGCTGAAAAGCTTGGCGGGCAGCAAAATGCGCGCCTTTTTGACCATGCTGGGCATCATCATTGGCGTTGGGTCGGTCATCATTCTGGTTTCGCTGATGCAAGGTATGACCGGCGAAGTTACCTCGATGTTTGAGGACATGGGCACCAATACCCTAACCGTTTCCATCACCGGACGCGGCTCATCCCGTACGGTCGATGTGGACGATATGTATGACCTATACGAAGAAAACCCGGATTTGTTTCAGGCAATGAGCCCCACGGTTTCCGTTATGGGTTCGGTCAAAGTCAATAGTGACAGCTATACCTCATCGGTAACCGGTGTGTCCGAAGATTATGCAGTCATCAACAAACTCGGTTTGCAGGAAGGCCGCTTTCTTTCCTATACTGATATGGAGAATCGCGCCAAAACCGCGGTAGTTGGGTCTTATCTGAACACCATGGTGTTTGGCGGGCAAGCTGTCGGCCAAACCATCAAGATCAATGGCAACCGCTATACCATTGTCGGTGCGCTGACAGAACAGTCGGATTCTTCGGAAGGATCAACCGATGATTGCATCTATATTCCCTATACGACGGCATCCAAACTAACTTTTGGAGCCATCTCCAGTTATACATTTGCCACCTTGGATGCTTCCCTGAATAGCGAAGCGACAGCGGTTTTGGAAAATGCGCTGTATACGGTTTTTCAAGATGATGATTTTTATACCATCAGCGATATGCAGGAAATCGTCGATAGCATGGAAGAAATGACATCGATGATGACCATGGTGCTGGTAGGCATCGCAGGAATCAGTTTGCTGGTCGGTGGCATCGGTATTATGAATATCATGTTGGTTTCGGTGACCGAGCGGACCCGCGAAATCGGTATTCGAAAATCCCTTGGCGCCAAGAAAAAGGACATTATGCGCCAATTTGTCATCGAAGCTGGTACAACGTCGGCTTTGGGCGGATTGATTGGCATTGTGCTTGGCGTAGCCGTTGCGATGGCCCTTGGTTCGTTCATTGGAATCAACGCACAGCCATCGGCATCGGCGATTGGGCTGAGTTTTGGCGTTTCGGTGTTTATTGGGGTTTTCTTTGGATTTATGCCGGCCAACAAAGCATCCAAACTCAATCCCATCGATGCGCTGCGATTTGACTGA
- a CDS encoding S-layer homology domain-containing protein, translated as MKRFLTFALMLGLLCTASVFPASASSDAVSDEVITQVIGALGIMTGDENGDLNLSDNVTRAEFARMLVATSSYKDKVSAVSNVSPFRDVPYTHWAAAYVKTAVEQGWLTGYLDGTYHPEQNITLEEADTGVLKLLGYSTTDFSGAYPYGQLSLANSLGLNDRISASQGDTMTRQDMMYLFYNLLSADTKEGTAYSESLGYTLDADGNIDYLSVIADTLDGPFVVQSSLSALGISSDGATVYRNGYLSSADAIAKYDVVYYSKGLNSIWAYANAVTGVYQSASPSTASPTSVTVSGNTYSLGTSEAMLSLSTLGSLNIGDMITLLLGKDGEVVFALPADEYAQDIYGVVTSVSYETYQNAVGNTSTARTLTVIATDGQSYLIPCTNTSYAEDDLVQVTFSTDSAQVSSLKGKTLSGTYSSGMLGKKALADDIRILDVRENEAVRIYSSRLLGATLDSSDVRFYTENAQGEVSDLILRDFTGDLYEYGIITSVTENSEGMSLSGSYKYLVNGETQTVSTNNKTLGASYGPARLTLEDGQLSSVMTLSQIRNPTSISMLGITNEDGTWYFSDSCSVYLQQNGAYSLLSLTELQNNFSKYNLKAYYDKDTQDGGRIRIIVATIKS; from the coding sequence ATGAAGCGTTTTCTTACTTTTGCGCTGATGCTGGGCTTACTATGCACCGCATCGGTTTTTCCTGCTTCGGCCTCGTCGGATGCTGTATCCGACGAGGTCATCACGCAGGTGATCGGCGCGCTGGGGATTATGACTGGCGATGAAAACGGCGATCTGAATCTTTCGGACAATGTGACCCGTGCAGAATTTGCACGTATGCTCGTCGCTACCTCGTCCTATAAAGACAAGGTATCGGCGGTCTCCAATGTATCCCCTTTTCGTGACGTTCCCTATACACACTGGGCGGCCGCTTATGTCAAAACTGCGGTGGAACAGGGATGGCTGACCGGATACTTGGATGGTACCTACCACCCAGAGCAGAATATTACGCTGGAAGAAGCAGACACCGGTGTTCTGAAACTACTTGGTTACTCGACAACGGACTTTTCTGGAGCCTATCCTTACGGCCAGCTTTCCTTGGCCAATTCTCTTGGACTCAATGACCGCATTTCGGCCAGCCAAGGCGACACCATGACCCGCCAGGATATGATGTATCTGTTCTACAATCTACTATCCGCCGATACCAAAGAAGGCACCGCGTATTCTGAAAGTCTGGGATATACCCTGGATGCAGACGGCAATATCGATTACTTGTCTGTCATTGCGGATACACTGGATGGACCGTTTGTCGTGCAAAGCAGTTTATCGGCTCTAGGGATTTCCTCTGACGGCGCGACCGTGTATCGCAACGGATACCTTTCCAGTGCAGATGCGATTGCAAAATACGATGTGGTGTATTACTCCAAAGGGCTAAACTCCATCTGGGCGTATGCAAATGCGGTGACCGGTGTTTATCAAAGCGCATCTCCCAGCACAGCTTCCCCCACGTCGGTCACGGTTTCGGGGAACACCTATTCGCTCGGCACATCGGAAGCCATGCTTTCGCTTTCCACGCTGGGCAGTCTGAACATCGGTGATATGATCACACTCCTGTTGGGCAAAGACGGTGAAGTGGTTTTTGCCCTCCCGGCAGATGAATATGCGCAGGATATTTATGGAGTTGTAACATCTGTATCCTATGAAACCTATCAAAATGCGGTCGGCAATACGTCGACCGCTCGTACTTTAACGGTCATCGCGACCGATGGACAAAGTTATCTCATCCCCTGCACAAATACCAGCTATGCTGAAGATGATCTGGTGCAGGTCACCTTTTCAACCGACAGCGCACAGGTGTCGTCGCTGAAAGGCAAGACCTTATCCGGCACGTATTCCAGTGGTATGCTCGGTAAAAAAGCCTTGGCGGACGATATCCGCATCTTAGATGTTCGTGAGAACGAGGCGGTTCGAATCTATTCTTCTCGTTTGCTGGGCGCCACTCTGGATTCTTCCGACGTACGCTTTTACACGGAAAACGCCCAAGGGGAGGTTTCCGACCTGATTTTGCGTGATTTTACAGGCGATCTGTATGAATATGGCATCATCACAAGTGTTACCGAAAACTCCGAGGGAATGAGCTTGTCGGGCTCCTATAAATATTTGGTCAACGGAGAAACGCAAACCGTATCCACTAATAACAAGACCTTGGGGGCTTCGTATGGCCCAGCGCGTCTAACCCTGGAAGACGGACAATTATCCAGCGTTATGACGCTTTCCCAGATTCGCAATCCAACTTCCATTTCCATGCTCGGAATCACCAACGAGGATGGTACTTGGTATTTTTCTGATTCCTGTTCGGTGTATCTGCAACAAAATGGTGCCTACTCCCTGCTATCGCTCACCGAACTGCAAAATAATTTTTCCAAATATAATTTAAAAGCCTATTATGACAAAGATACACAAGATGGCGGGCGTATTCGCATCATTGTCGCAACCATCAAATCATAA
- a CDS encoding recombinase family protein, with translation MGIESPVPWAAALYIRLSVEDGDGAESASVTNQRALLRAYAKDKGYSVFSEYVDDGYSGTNFHRPAFQRLCQDIEHGNVNLVLVKDLSRLGRNSARTSDLLDEYFPAHHVRFISITDGYDSACPTSAMALATPLMTAVHEMYARDISNKIRSSFHTKIRNGEFIGSFAPFGYRKDPSNHNRLIPDPQSAAVVRLLFSYACQGDTPSQIAQTLNEKHLLPPLAYRIEQTSLASTSEHPCWSASSVRKILKNPVYCGHMLQGKSHKLSFKNSQIIPCPRSEWVLVLNTHPPLIDSVTWECTQQNLSHRKPSSSAKFQNIFSGIAKCADCGRNMSTVGTRRKGSVASLACGGYKQHGKTCCTNHHIAYEDLYAAVLTGLQIAFSCNDPRRLLTELQHQLPSTPEDHSGQEIQSIQKKLAQLYDDKYAGRISPELFFELSQRYHAQLEYLKSCPLPHSIKTDDCRSIERELQKTLHLTSLDAQIVQTFIRRIDVHPKQPHATSDQTQTIEIQFRFSCPSQEINM, from the coding sequence ATGGGAATTGAATCCCCCGTGCCTTGGGCAGCTGCATTGTATATTCGTCTTTCGGTAGAAGATGGTGACGGTGCCGAAAGTGCTTCTGTGACCAATCAGCGCGCACTGCTACGTGCTTATGCCAAGGACAAAGGCTATTCTGTTTTTTCGGAATACGTAGATGATGGCTATTCGGGTACCAATTTTCACCGACCGGCCTTTCAGCGCTTATGCCAGGACATTGAACACGGAAACGTGAATCTTGTTCTAGTCAAGGATCTCTCGCGTTTAGGCCGCAACAGCGCTCGCACCAGCGATTTATTGGACGAATATTTTCCTGCGCACCATGTCCGATTTATCTCCATTACGGATGGCTATGACTCTGCTTGTCCCACTAGTGCAATGGCGCTGGCAACGCCTTTGATGACCGCGGTGCATGAGATGTATGCGCGGGATATCTCCAATAAAATTCGCAGTTCCTTTCATACTAAAATCCGAAACGGCGAATTCATTGGTAGTTTTGCGCCGTTTGGGTATCGGAAAGACCCTTCCAATCATAATCGCTTAATACCCGATCCACAATCGGCTGCTGTCGTACGGCTCTTATTTTCCTATGCCTGTCAAGGGGATACCCCTTCTCAAATCGCACAAACACTCAATGAGAAGCATCTTTTGCCCCCTCTTGCCTACCGTATAGAGCAAACATCCCTAGCTAGCACATCGGAACATCCCTGTTGGAGTGCTTCTTCTGTGCGAAAAATCCTCAAGAATCCAGTATATTGCGGTCATATGTTGCAGGGAAAGTCCCATAAACTTTCTTTTAAAAATTCACAAATCATTCCGTGTCCCCGTTCCGAATGGGTGCTGGTATTGAATACGCATCCCCCCTTGATCGATTCGGTCACATGGGAATGCACTCAGCAAAACCTCAGCCATCGCAAGCCTTCTTCTTCTGCCAAATTTCAAAATATCTTTTCTGGAATTGCCAAATGCGCCGATTGCGGCCGAAATATGTCAACCGTCGGTACCCGCCGAAAAGGCTCGGTAGCCTCTCTGGCATGTGGCGGCTATAAGCAGCACGGGAAGACCTGCTGCACCAACCACCATATCGCGTATGAAGATCTGTATGCGGCGGTCCTGACCGGGTTGCAAATCGCCTTTTCCTGTAACGATCCGCGTCGTCTGCTGACAGAACTCCAACATCAGCTTCCTTCCACACCGGAAGATCATTCTGGACAGGAAATACAGAGCATTCAAAAAAAATTGGCCCAGCTATACGATGACAAATATGCGGGACGGATTTCCCCAGAATTGTTTTTCGAATTGTCGCAGCGGTATCACGCGCAATTGGAATATCTGAAATCCTGCCCTCTGCCTCATTCCATAAAAACGGACGATTGCCGCTCTATCGAGCGCGAACTGCAAAAGACGCTGCATCTGACATCTTTGGACGCCCAGATCGTACAAACTTTTATCCGCCGCATTGATGTCCACCCAAAACAGCCGCATGCCACATCCGACCAGACCCAGACGATTGAAATCCAGTTTCGCTTTTCATGCCCTTCTCAGGAAATCAATATGTAA
- a CDS encoding carbon-nitrogen hydrolase family protein: MCAKIALVQLNASDNPMDNLKTIEQYAIQAHQKGADLLVLPEYTMAYPKHGQSFSEGQSMQGSFCAGLCELARTQGLYIICGMLEKNDTDKPYNTTVVIDRQGKIVRSHRKTHLFASPKYREDDHFSQGNTLFEPFDTDFGRIGLLICYEIRFPELARLQALAGAEILIVSSAFVAGENKAQQWHTLLQARAIENAVFVCAANHSKPHVFLGESCAYDPNGLPLGSLTDGEGMLLVSCEAKDLEKFRKTNGAILQRRPELYGFACEKTSS; encoded by the coding sequence ATGTGTGCTAAAATTGCATTAGTACAGCTGAATGCGTCGGACAATCCGATGGATAACCTGAAAACAATCGAACAATATGCTATACAGGCGCATCAAAAGGGCGCAGACCTTCTGGTGCTTCCGGAGTACACCATGGCCTATCCAAAGCATGGTCAGTCCTTTTCGGAGGGACAATCGATGCAAGGCAGCTTTTGTGCAGGGCTTTGTGAACTGGCCCGAACGCAAGGACTTTATATCATCTGCGGTATGCTGGAAAAAAACGATACTGACAAGCCATACAATACCACGGTCGTCATTGACCGGCAGGGCAAGATCGTGCGGTCCCATCGGAAGACCCATTTGTTTGCGTCTCCAAAGTATCGGGAAGATGACCATTTTTCGCAGGGGAATACGCTGTTTGAGCCGTTCGATACCGACTTTGGCCGCATTGGCCTTTTGATTTGTTATGAAATCCGTTTTCCGGAATTGGCGCGTTTACAGGCTTTGGCTGGGGCGGAGATTTTGATTGTCAGCTCGGCGTTCGTCGCAGGAGAGAACAAGGCGCAGCAGTGGCATACACTTTTGCAGGCGCGTGCCATTGAAAATGCGGTGTTTGTTTGTGCAGCCAACCATAGTAAGCCACATGTATTTTTGGGGGAAAGCTGTGCATATGATCCAAATGGATTGCCGCTCGGCAGTTTGACCGATGGAGAAGGAATGCTGCTGGTGTCGTGTGAGGCAAAGGATTTGGAAAAGTTTCGCAAGACCAATGGGGCTATTTTGCAGCGGCGTCCGGAGCTGTATGGATTCGCTTGTGAAAAGACAAGTTCATAA